The Hippoglossus hippoglossus isolate fHipHip1 chromosome 16, fHipHip1.pri, whole genome shotgun sequence genomic sequence gtgtaaattaaagttattaatatcaacttaaaaaacaactgattaccacaacacttggtggaagggtgtgaTAAGAGTCTGGGAatgacatttggtgcagatccattTTGTTTAACATTATGATTTTTCtctatattttcattgatttctcagagaataaccCATGGATGCTGGTAAAGATTAATCAGACATGTTTTGTGGACTGAcatctttgagtgtgtgcactttggTTCAGATCAGAATAAAGTGGTTCctgaaggggactgttgggtcttggcagaggtCTGTGTATCGATCAGTTGATAGAAAACAAATCAAGTGTTTGGATATCATAACAGTGTAATTGGTCATTTTCCAAATTGAAAAGTCAAATACTTAAAGGTCCTAATTTCTAAAATATCAatgtcttctgtttttttctctgctttatattatttaaaacttaatattttggggttttaatgGTTGGCTTAGAAAGATTCAGAATATCTACGTTTTCAGACGGGGAAATTGTGAATAACTGTTTAATTTTGAAAAACTCTGGTAGAATAatcaataatggaaataatcCTTCGTTctcagcttgtttctgctgctccaaAACGGCCCAAAGAAATCAGCTACTCTTATTGCAATAATAATTTGAGACATCTGTTCAAGTGACGTCTGGTATTATTACCTGCAGATGGCTGGAGCGTTTGAAGGCTTTGCCGCACTGCTGGCAAACGTGAGGCTTCTTCTGCGAGTGCGTGATGGCGTGGCGCTCGAGGTCGGAGAGGTAAAAGAAGACCCGCGGGCACAGCTGGCAGTACAACACCCTGCGGGCAGCCAGAGAGTTGGGCGACGCCGCTGGAGAGAGAGGATCCAGCGGGTCAAGCGTATCCGTGGGGAGTATGGGTCCGATGGGCGGGGAGGGAGGAGCGGCCATGTTTGAGAAGTAAAGGTGGTCGTCCAGAGGTAAATGTTCTGAGTGCAGGTCGCAGGGGTCGAATCTGGACTCCGAGGCCGGTGATTGAGCTTCTGCCTCGGAGCTGGGCAGAGctgaggggtcaaaggtcatattGGCCGACGGTAGGTGAGGAGAGGCTTCTGCAAAAGTTGATGGCTTGTCGTTTTCATTTGAGATTCCTTCGGCAGATATGGCTTCAGTTCCAGGGTTTGAGTCAGCGGAGGTGGTCTGAGCGAGGAGAGTGGGGGCCGTGCTGTTGTGGTCACTCTGGAGAGCAGGAGTGGACGAAGGGGCAGCAAGGGCCGACCCAGAGTTTACATTAGTCACTCCTGACAGGACGACAGGGGAGTCACCAGCGCCCAGTCTGATGACAGGGTGGGACAACGTGGGCAGAGGGGACCCCAGTGAGCCGACCTGACCACAGGACAACGGGAGGGAGACCGGCGCTGATGCTGCAGTGATCTGAGACAGCTGACCCGTCGAGGGGTCCAGGACAGCGATGGGGGTGGAGGTAGAGTCGCCCGAGAAGGAggccacagaggagaggagaaggaacaTGGGGGTGGAAGCACCGGGTGAGGTCTGAGCGATGGAGAGGGGAAGCGAGAGACCCATGGGAGTGGAGGAGagctgaggagaggaagaggaggacgacaggaggaggatgggagcATTGGTGGAAGGGTTGGTGAGTATCTGGATGGGCTGACTGGGGACTGAAATCCCAGTAGGAGGGGACAGAGCAGCATTGGCCTCCTGGACAGCTGTAATGTTTGACTCTGAGGCCTGTGAGGGATCTGAGTTCAGAATCAAACTCGTGAGGGCGTCTGGAGCTTTTGACGGATCAGCACCAAGTGACGGAGACTCTGTATCAGGGGCCATATCAGAAAGTGCATTATCTAAACTTTGGCTGAGGCTTGGTTCTGCTAACTCCGACGACTCCTTTCCTTCCACCTCTACTGAACGAGCCTGATCCGAGCTGGGATCCTCCGGCGTGGAAGCATCGACCTGCGGCACTTTCACTCCCTCCGGACTGAGAGTATACGGGATTCCCTGGTCGTCTATGAGCAGAAGGTCGTCAGTGTCACAGTCTATTGAGGAGAGGGAGGTAAAGACAGAGGTAGAAAAGAAATAGGGAGACAGAAGAGAGTCCTCAAGTGTCTCTGTGCCATCTTCATCGTTATCGTCCTCTTCTACTacatctctgtctccatctccctcATATTCATCTACCTCCATGACCAGCGAGGTCTCACAGCCAGAATCATCCAGACAGCTCCCACACCTCCTCTGCAGACCCTCTCTTTTCTTGGGTAAACTCAGGTCCAGTGGTTCCGTCTGTTCCTCCATTCCCACCTCGCCGAATGTCTCATACGTCTCCAAGTGCATTTCTTGCAAAATCAGAGGAATATTTTTCTCAATGTCTCCCTCTGTAGTTTCCTTTTTAATCATCTTCCAACTCGGTGTTTTCTCTATTAGAGCTTCGGACAAATCCAAAacatctccctctctgcacATTTTATTCCCTCTCTCGGCTTCCGTCTCGTGGAATGATTcttcctcaggttcctctgcCTTTTGACGAGCACCTTCCTTGAGTCCAGCTCCATGTTTGACGGCAGGTATTCGGATTTCGCCTCTGTGTCTCCCTGCTCCTGATGAGGCCAGAACAGGCCTCCTGAAGTGTGTGCGAGCAAAGTCTTTGGTCTGGCTGATGGCGGAGTTCGTGATTGGCCTCTCGCACCGTGGGGGGACGACAATTTGGATCCTGATTGGCTGGCTCCGCAGAGCAGGCACTCCGGTCTTGACTGTAATTGGCCGCCTGAGCCCACCAATCTTACTTGTTTCCTGAGAGGCTGGCTTGGAGTTCCCGCCCCCCTCTGGCTTTCTCCCATTGACTGGAGGAGCATCCTGTGTGATGATGGTCACCGCTGCTGTGACGGGGCATGGCTGGAGGTTACCTGGTACAGTACCGAGGGAGGTTTTGTCCTCTGAGTCCAGACAGCCGCCTGTCACTGCCTCTGGTCCCCCTGCACACCGGCTGCCATTTTGGGCATCCAGACTGCCACTGGTCAGGACTGAAGCCAACTGAGAATCCATTTTGGGGCATACCTATTTCTATCTCTATGAAGTGGGGGGGATAGAATAATGAATTAGAAACTCACAGTTGCAGAATGAGgataaaacatttcatgaatGGCAAAGGAAGTAAACACACATCCTGTGATATCTGTTTTTTAGGGGTCAAGTGAGCAAACAGCAGGTATCatcactgtttttttaaatattaaaaccacATACATGGATCAGATTAAACTCCTTTATCTCTAACTGACTCACATgacacctccctcctcctcctcctcctcctccatctcctcctcctcctcctcttcctcctcaacaCGAGATGCTCCTGGTAATTGTGCTGTTACCCTGCATGATCCAAAATTACATCTCGGCTAAATGTGACCGATCGATCCACAGAAACGCACCGGAGCGCAGGAGGGTCCGAGTGATGCGAGCGAAACGACATTTCCTCCCTCGCACTTCCACCGCGATCCACATGCGATCCTCATAACAAAACGcgtcattttaaaaatattattcacGTTC encodes the following:
- the LOC117776891 gene encoding uncharacterized protein LOC117776891 → MDSQLASVLTSGSLDAQNGSRCAGGPEAVTGGCLDSEDKTSLGTVPGNLQPCPVTAAVTIITQDAPPVNGRKPEGGGNSKPASQETSKIGGLRRPITVKTGVPALRSQPIRIQIVVPPRCERPITNSAISQTKDFARTHFRRPVLASSGAGRHRGEIRIPAVKHGAGLKEGARQKAEEPEEESFHETEAERGNKMCREGDVLDLSEALIEKTPSWKMIKKETTEGDIEKNIPLILQEMHLETYETFGEVGMEEQTEPLDLSLPKKREGLQRRCGSCLDDSGCETSLVMEVDEYEGDGDRDVVEEDDNDEDGTETLEDSLLSPYFFSTSVFTSLSSIDCDTDDLLLIDDQGIPYTLSPEGVKVPQVDASTPEDPSSDQARSVEVEGKESSELAEPSLSQSLDNALSDMAPDTESPSLGADPSKAPDALTSLILNSDPSQASESNITAVQEANAALSPPTGISVPSQPIQILTNPSTNAPILLLSSSSSSPQLSSTPMGLSLPLSIAQTSPGASTPMFLLLSSVASFSGDSTSTPIAVLDPSTGQLSQITAASAPVSLPLSCGQVGSLGSPLPTLSHPVIRLGAGDSPVVLSGVTNVNSGSALAAPSSTPALQSDHNSTAPTLLAQTTSADSNPGTEAISAEGISNENDKPSTFAEASPHLPSANMTFDPSALPSSEAEAQSPASESRFDPCDLHSEHLPLDDHLYFSNMAAPPSPPIGPILPTDTLDPLDPLSPAASPNSLAARRVLYCQLCPRVFFYLSDLERHAITHSQKKPHVCQQCGKAFKRSSHLQRHKHIHTGQRNFVCPICAKRFREAGELQRHQRVHTGEKPYQCQLCHTRFAERNTLRRHTKRKHPYHQVAMEMLNERRDRGGGGGGGSVTGVQEEEESAEWYSSTVSNLENSDSEMDT